The Candidatus Cloacimonadota bacterium region TTATCTCCAATGTGGTTCAGCTGGCGGGACATGTGCATGTGCACGATTTCGCCACCATCGGCGGTGTAACAGCTGTTCATCAGTTTGTACACATTGGAACCCAAGCTTTTGTGGGTGGAGCTTCCGCCGTTAAAAAGGACATTGTGCCCTTCTCCCGCGGACAGGGAAATCCCTATCTTACTGTGGGTTTAAACAGCGTTGGTCTGATGCGCAAAGGCTTCTCCAATGAAGCCATCGCCAGCATCAAAGAGATCTACAACCTCTTTTACCGCAGCAAGCTGAACACCACCCAGGCTTTGGAAAAAGCCGAAAGCATGGATCTGGATGAGTATCAGAAAGTCTTTGTGGACTTTGTGAAGACTGCCGATAGAGGCATTTCGAACTAGTGTCATGTCAGGTTTGGTGTGGCAATCTCCGTATTGCCACAGCGACCGAAGGAAGCTTTTGAATCAATCTCAAGTTTGGCAGTCCAGTAGCAAAACGACATTCATGCCTTGACGAGTCACTAGGCGATATTGCACCATCATATTCCACTTGGCTTATGCCGGTTTTTCTGATAGAAAACATAACTCTGAAGCGTAGAATCTTTAGCGGAACTTGACAAAATACTGCAGGCTAAATACCGTGCCATTTATCTGAACAATTGGAGTCGAAATGGAAATAATGCTTTCCGCCCTTACTCAGTTTCAGCTCTCACAGCTGATTATGATCGTTGTGGGTATTGTATTGATATGGCTGGCAATTAGCAAGAAATACGAGCCGGCATTGCTATTGCCGATAGGCTTTGGAACCATCCTGGCAAACATCCCGATGTCTGCGGCAATCGGAGAGCATGGACCCTTGACAGTTTTGTTTAAAGCGGGTATCGATACAGAGCTTTTTCCTTTGCTTATCTTCATCGCTATCGGAGCAATGATCGATTTTACACCCTTACTCAAGAATCCGTTTATGTTGCTTTTTGGCGCTGCTGCGCAATTTGGTATCTTTGTGACCATCGTGGTGGCGGCGGCATGGGGTTTCGACATCAAGGAAGCTGCTTCTATCGGCATCATCGGAGCTGCGGACGGGCCTACGTCGATATATGTGGCAAACCGCTTTGCTCCCAAGCTCTTGGGACCGATCTCCGTGGCAGCATACTCCTATATGGCTCTGGTTCCCATCATCCAACCCCCGGTTATCCGGGCTCTTACTACCCAGAAAGAGCGGAAGATCCGCATGGATTACCATAGCGGAGATGTGCCTCAAACTCTGAAGATACTATTCCCGATTGCCATCACCATCGTGGCGGGAATCTTTGTCCCCGCATCTTTGGCTTTGATCGGATTTCTGATGTTCGGCAATCTGCTGCGTGAATGCAAGGTATTGGATAGTCTGTCCAAAAGCGCTCAGAATGAACTGGGCAACATCGTTACCATCCTTTTGGGCATCACCATTGCCAGCAAGATGCAGGGAGAGTCTTTCTTGCGTCCGGAAACTCTGCTGATCATTGTATTGGGCTTGGTTGCGTTTATCTTCGATACTGCTGGTGGAGTGCTGTTTGCAAAGTTTTTGAACCTGATTCGCAAGGATAAGGTGAATCCGATGATCGGTGCCTGTGGTATATCAGCGTTTCCGATGAGTGCCCGGGTGATCCATCAGATGGGTCAAAAAGAGGATCCTTTCAACTTTCTGCTGATGCCGGCGGTTAGCGTAAACGTTGGCGGACAGATCAGTTCCGTGATCGCCGGAGGCATCATTCTGTCCCTCCTCGCATAGGAGAAAACTATGAATAGCGAACTTAAGGAACTACTGGAGAAGGCCAGAGAAGCTGCGAAAACTGCTTATGCGCCCTATTCGGGATATAAAGTTGGCAGTGCGGTCAAATGTGCTGATGGCAGTATCTTCTGTGGCTGCAATGTCGAGAATGCTTCCTTTTCACTTACCATCTGTGCCGAACGTACGGCGATCTTTAAAGCGATCAGCGAAGGACATCGAGACTTCAAAGCTATAGCAATCTATGTGGATAGCGACAAAACTTTCCCTCCTTGTGGTGCCTGCCGTCAGGTGATTAGCGAATTCGCCCCGGATATCCCCATACTATATGCAAACTGGAACGAAACCATAGAGAGCACTATGGACAAGCTCTTGCCAGGAGCTTTTCGACTGTGATGAATGAAGCTCTGCTGAGTGGCTGTAGAATATGCCCCAGAGAATGTGGTGTAAATCGCTATAAACACAAGGGCTTTTGTCAGGCTCCAGTAGAACTCAAGATCAATCTGGCTCAGTTGCATTATGGTGAAGAACCGCCAATATCCGGAACTAATGGCAGCGGAACGGTATTTTTCTCTCATTGCAATCTGCGCTGTGTATTCTGTCAGAATTATGTGATAAGCCGGGAAGGGCATGGACATATCATCAGCGAAACAGAGCTGGTGGATGTTTTTTTGGATCTTGAAAAACAAGGTGCACACAACTTGAATCTGGTAACACCCACTCAGTATAGCCCGCAGATTAAGAGCGCATTGGAACTGGCCAAGCAAAAGGGACTAGGGATTCCGGTATTGTGGAATAGCAGTGCTTACGAAAAAGTGGATACCCTGCAAAGCCTGGAGGGCTTGGTGGATATCTATCTGCCGGATTACAAGTATGCTCATGGAATATATGCCGGAAAATACTCTCATGCTGCAGATTATCCGGAGGTGGCATTCACTGCTCTCAAAGAAATGTATCGCCAGGTCGGACATCTTCGTCTGAACGCTAACTCATTGGCAGAGAGTGGAATGATGATCCGATTATTGGTTTTACCTCACGGGCTGGCAGGAACAAAAATGAGTTTGAAAAAGATTTTCTACGAATTTGGCCCAAATATGGCACTTAGCTTAATGGCACAGTATTATCCTGCAGCGGATGCACCTCAGTATCCGGAATTGAGCAGGGGAGTTCTGTCCAACGAGTATCAAGAACTAGTGGAGCTTGCTTCCGAACTCGGTTTCCAGCGAGTGTATGTGCAACAGCTTTCCAGTGATGATCTCTGGACTCCGAAGTTTCAGATAGAGGATAATACAGTGTCACAGACCATAAGCCAAGGAAAACATGGATGAATAAACTATACTGTACGATGCTGATTCTGTTCGCTTACACCCTCATGTGGGGGCTTAGGATACAAGTGCAGGGAGAAAGTACCCGATACAATATCCCTGAAACAGAGATCGATAAAGTACAGTATTTGGCCATCAAAGATCTAAGCTCCATCTTCAGTTGTATCCAAAAGCATGAACGAACCGACCAGCGGCTCTACTTGCACATCTACGGTGAGACCTTCATCTTTCTGGAGGGAACCCGGTATTACAGTTACAAGATCGATACATTCAACATGCAATATCCCCTGAAGCGTATTGGCAAGCATTATTACCTTCCCCGTATCTTCTTTACGGAGCATCTGCCCATACATTTTCCGGGTGAGCATGTATATAAAGACTCCATTTTGCAGATTCATAAGCCCGTGGATCACAGTGTACATGTGATCGTGCTGGATCCCGGTCATGGCGGGAAAGATCCCGGTGCAGTGGGCAAGATTCTGAAGGCACGAGAAAAAGACATCAATCTGAGTGTGGCCATGAAGCTGAAACACATGCTGGAGACAGAACTGGGTGTAAGAGTGATGATGTCGCGTTCGGACGATCGTTTTGTCTCTCTGGGAGATAGAACCAAGTTTGCCAATGAGAACAAGGCTGATCTCTTTGTGAGTATTCATACCAATGCCTCAAAAAGCAGTGCTTCCAAAGGGACTGAGACATATTACCTCTCTACGGCTATGACTAGCGACGCCCGTGCGGTGGAAGCCTTGGAAAACCAAGTTGTTGAGATGTATGAGGGAGGTGCCTCCGCTCGTAGCAAATATGACGACCTGGATTTCATCCTCAGCGACCTTAGCCAGACAGAACACTTGGAAAGCAGTAACGAATTGGCTAGTAGTGTCCAGCAAAACCTGATCGCAGGCACTCAGGCTTATGACCGGGGAGTAAAACAAGCAAACTTTTATGTTCTGAGAGGTGCATTTATGCCCTCTGTCTTAATCGAACTTGGCTTCATATCAAACCCGGATGAAGAACGCTTATTGGTAAATGATGAGTACCAACAGCGTCTGGCCCGGACCATATTTGAGGGAATAAAACGCTTTAAATTCAGATACGACAGGATTCGTAACACATGACTAGTGCAAACAAAAAGAAGTCAATCAAAGAAGAGTTGGATACCGGACTGGATATGAATTTGGATCCGGTAGCAATCGCAAAGAACGCTTTTATTAGCAACATCAGCCACGAGATTCGCACTCCCATGAATGCCATCATGGGTTTTGCTCAGATGCTGAAAAGCACAGAGCTAAATCCTCAGCAGTCTGATTATCTGGATGTAATCCTGGATAGCGGAAAGAAGCTTCTCCTGCTGATTGGAAACCTGCTGGATCTATCTAATCTGCAAATGGGCAAAACCAATTTGCATCCAGTTGATTGTGATCTGGACAAGATGATCGATCGGATTTGGGCTCAATTCCGTCCACTGATAGCGGAGAAGAACCTGAAGCCGATCCTGGATGTTCAACATGATCTCCCTATTGCCATAGTAGATGAGGAAAAACTGGAACGATTGCTATCCTTTATCCTCACAAATGCTATCAAATTCACAGAAACCGGATCAGTAACTCTGCGAATACGGTTGATGGACATGTCCAGCGAATATCCCTGGCTGGATATTGAGGTTGAAGATACTGGTTGTGGGATTGAACCAGATCGGCTTCGATACATCTTTCAGGTTTTTGAGCAGGCTGATAACAGCATCACAAGGTCTTATCCCGGTCTGGGGCTGGGCTTGGGATTGTCCGGCAAGATAGTGGAGCTTCTGGGCGGAGAGATCAGCGCAACATCCACTGTGAACATTGGTAGCTGTTTCCATCTGAAGATACCGGTGGAACTGCATTAATGCCTCTGGCAATCCGATCCATTGAACCGGGTAGTTTAGCGGATGAAGCTGGCTTGCAAGCCGGTGAAATCATTCTGGAGATCAATGGTTTAGCTATCCGCGATTTCCTGGAGCTGGAATTTTATGCTTCGGATTATCATCTGAGTTTTCTGCTGGAAGACACAGCAGGAATCCAGAAAGCAGTAAGTATCTACCGAGAGAACACTCGTCCTTTGGGCATCACCCCTTTTGAATACAAGCACCGTAATTGCAATAACCACTGCATCTTTTGCTTTATCGACCAAATGCCCCCTAAAATGCGCAAGACCCTTTATGTAAAGGATGATGACTACATCTTTTCCTTTGTGTTTGGCAATTACATTACTCTCACAAACTTGAAGGAAGAGGATCTCAAGCGTATTTGTGATCAGCATATCAGCCCCCTGTACGTATCCTTACACAGCACAAACAATGCCTTGCGGCAGAAGATGATCCGTTCTGACAAACCGATGGATGCCATGAAGATACTACGTCGATTGGCACAGTGCGGCATCAGCTTTCACATTCAGTTTGTATGCGTTCCCGGTTATAATGATAAGGATGAACTGCGTAGCAGCATCCGTGACCTGATGGACCCGGATTTGAATATAGAGTCCATCGGAGTAGTCCCGGTAGGGCTTACCAAATACCGGGAGGGCTTGTGTGAGCTAAGTACCTTTGACTCTGCTACAGCAGTAGAGACCCTGGATATAATCGCAGACCTCAGAGCCCAATACGACAGCGGGATCATCTTTGCCGCGGATGAATTCTACTCTTTGGCAAATCGCGAAGTTTCCGAAGATGACTTTTATATGGATTATCCCCAATTGGAGAATGGCATCGGGATGCTTCGCTATACCAGGACAAACTTCAGCAAGCGTAAACGGGCATTCTTGAAGGAATTGCGCCAGAGTGATTCCGCTTATCTCTTTGCGTGTTCTCAAAGCGCTGAAAGATGGATCAGGCAGATCGTGAAAGACCTGGCAAAACGCCTCCCAGATCGCAGTTTGGTGCTTCAGGCGATCCGTAACGATTTCTTCGGAGAGCATGTGACGGTAGCTGGCTTGCTTACTGCACAGGACATCATCCAGCAGATAAATCCCAAACCAAACTCCACGATTGTATTGCCATCCTGCATCTTCAATCATGAGGGATATACTTTGGACGGCAAGACGATAGCGGATCTGCAGCGAGCCCTCGGCAGCAAAATCCTGGTCGTCGATCCCCTTTGGGACAATTGGCAGCGTTATAACTAAAGATTTTGCTTGAATGATTTACGCCATTATTTATCTTGACTTCCATCGATCAATATAGGTTAAAGGAGCTATCGATGCGTACAATACAAGGAAATCTGGTTTCCAAAGGCTATCGCTTTAGCATTGTAGTAAGCAGGTTCAATGAGGCTATCAGCAGTAAACTGCTGGAAGGAGCTCTTGACTGTCTGCGCCGTAGTGAAGTGCGTGAAGATGACATCACGGTGATCTGGGTTCCCGGAGCTTTCGAGATTCCTCTACTGGCTCAAAAAGCCGCCGAAGATCCCCATACAGATGCGGTTATCTGCCTTGGCGCGGTGATTCGTGGTGGTACACCCCATTTTGAGTATGTGTCTTCCGAAGTTAGCAAAGGTGTGGCGCAGGTGGCTTTACACAGCGGTAAACCGGTGATATTCGGAGTTCTAACCACAGACAGCGTGGATCAGGCCATTGAACGTGCCGGCACAAAATCCGGAAACAAAGGCTTTAGCGCGGCGCTGAGTGCAGTGGAGATGGTTAGCTTGTTGAGGGAGATGCAAAATGGGCCAGCGTCGTAAAGCGCGCGAATTTGCCGTTCAGTGCATATACGCACTGGATTTTGCCGATGTTGCAGCCGATTTTCGGGAATATGGCTTTCTGAACGAGTATCCTGAAGTGCTGCGGCAATTGACTTCAGCTGAAAACATCAGCCCCAGCTCGCCCTTATATGCTTTTGCGGATGAATTGGTAAAGAACACTATTATCAACATCGAAGACATCGAAGCTGAAATCGATAAATACACCGAACATTGGTCTCTGGAATCTATCGCACATTTGGATAAAAGCATCCTGCTTGTGGCGGTGTATGAACTGATGTTTACTGATACTCCTGCTCCGGTTATCATCAATGAAAGCATTGAGATAGCCAAGAAGTTCTGTAGTGAACACACCGGTAAGTTCATCAACGGAATCCTGGATGCCATCAACAAAGGGATACCTCATAGTATTCCGGGAAGGCAATTGCCCACCTGATTAAGATGAAGATTAGCTGCAGTATCGGCGTTTTCGCCCACAATGAAGAAGCAAATATCCTGCATTTGCTTAAGGCTCTTCATCAGCAAAAGCTGAATCAGGCAGAGATAAAGGAGATTATCGTAGTCTCCAGCGCCAGCACGGATAAAACCGACGATCTGGTAAGGCAATATGCTTTGAATCACTCTGATGTCACACTATACACACAGCCAAAACGGGAAGGTAAATCCAATGCCATTAATCTGTTCATAGAGCACTCTTCCGAACCGATTCTCGTGGTGATCTCCGGAGATGTGATCCCCGCCGAACACACGATTGAGCTCCTGGTTAGTGCGTTTGACGATCCTGATGTGGGGGCAAGCGGTGGCAGACCGATGCCCATCAATAGCGACCGCAACTTTATTGGTTACTGCGTAAACCTGCTCTGGCGGATGCATCACAGAATGGCGCTGATCTCACCCAAACTTGGTGAAATGATAGCTTTCCGTAGGTTGATGAAAAGTATCCCACGGGAATCTGCGGTTGATGAAGCCAGCATTGAAGCCATCGTGAAGCAGCATGGCCTGCACTTGCGCTATATTCCTCAAGCTGAGATCATCAACAAGGGTCCTGAGACCTTCAGGGATTTTGTAAAACAACGCCGTCGCATTCAAAACGGACATTTATGGCTAATGAAGCATCAGAATTATCAAGTGATATCCCAGGACAAAGCTACCTTGTTTACCATCCTGAAAGAGGAAATGGCGGAAAGACCCACAGAAATACTCAGACTGGCAGGAGCAGTAATTTTGGAAGTGTTTTGCCGTCTCTTGGGTTCTTGGGATTTTTATATCAAAGGCAAAAATCCCTTTGCCTGGGATATCTCAACCAGCACAAAGAAGCTAAAAGCATAAGGGAACGGCATGATATTTATAATGATTCGCATCATCGGATACTGGCTAATGAAGCATCTTGGCTTCCCCCGTATTCTGCCTATGAACTACACTGTGAGCCTGCTTTATTCCTGCAATTCACGTTGCAGCACCTGCAGGATTTGGAAGAAAAAGGCAGATAACCTAAGTCCTGAGGAGTATGCGAAGATTTTCCGCAGTGTGGGCAGAAGCCCATATTGGATTACATTCAGTGGAGGAGAACCCTTCCTGCGTCGGGACATAGTGGAGGTGGTTACCACCATTTACAAAGTCTCCCGGCCCCGCATTATCAACATCCCTACCAATGGTCTTCTGGTGAGTACGATCGTTGAAAAAGTAGAAGCAATTGCCCGGGCTTGCCCCAAAGCTCAGATCATCATAAATGTATCGATCGACGGCATTGAGGCTCAACACGATGATATCCGCAACGTTCCCGGGAATTACAAGAAAGCTATATCGACCTTCAGTAAACTTAAAGGCCTCAATCTGCCAAATCTACAGGTCGGGATTCACACAGTGATATCCCGCTACAATGTGGAGAACTTCTATTCCATCGCCAACGAACTGATGCGTTTGCAACCGGATAGCTATATCACCGAGATTGCCGAAGAACGGGTGGAACTGGATACCATTGGCTTGGACATCACACCCGGCAAAGTTGCATACAAATCTGCTATAGACTACCTGATCCACCGCATCAAAAACGAGAAATACCGTGGTATGAGTAAGATTACCATGGCATTCCGCATCGAATACTACAATTTCGTAAAGGCTATCATGCGGGATGAAAAACAGATTATTCCCTGTTACTCGGGAATAGCTTCGTGTCAGATATCTCCGGATGGCGATGTCTGGAGCTGTTGCGTGAAAGCAAAGTCTCTGGGCAACCTGCGAGAAGCAAAGTACAAATTTCCCAAAGTGTGGTATGGCCAAAAAGCCAGAAAAGACAGGCTCAGCATCCATCGCAAGGAATGCTGGTGTCCCCTGGCAAATGCCTCTTACACAAATATGTTGATGGATATCCCCACATTGCTGCGGGTAAGCTACCGCAGTTTCATTCATTGGTGGAGTTGATATGATAGCCGTGCAAAGCTTGCGGGACAATCCTCCCAATTCTTTCATAGACAAATACTTCAGCCAGGATGGACGTTTCGGGTGGGTTTTGATGATGTGGCATCCTGAAAAAAGCGAGCAACTGGAAGAAATAGGAGCCGACCTCAAGCTAAACGTCCGTAATTCCGAAGTGAACACTATTAGCAGAGTAGAGGTGGAGAAATGGCTGAAAAGCTTCATCGGCGAGCTTCATTGGAAGATGCATGCCCGGTTACGCCGTTTGAACCTTTCCGAAAAAGGGCTCTCCATTTTCTTTGCTGTCATCTTTGACCACGAGATATTTTACGTCCAGTTTGGCAGGCTTTTCTGCGCTATCTCGGATGGCAAGAAACTGCGTGTATGCGGTACGGATTATCGTCATTACCAGATGCAAAGCCTGGAAAAGCTAAATCTGTTGGGTTTTGCCGATAAAGACATACCCATCAAAGTACAGCGTATCTTTGTCGCCGAAAACAATCGCTTTCTAGTACTCAGCGGGAATCTCTGCAACCAAGTATTTGAGAACCACGGCGATCTCGCAAGCTTGAACCACTATGTTGAGTCCTTTGGCGGTTCTGAAAATCCAATGTGGTTGATCATCGAGGGCAAAGCTCATCTCATTAAGCCCAGACGAAGAAAAATGTCCCGCCTGCAGATCAGTACCTGGGTCATTATTATACTCACAACCATTGCCATCATCTATATGCTTTTTGGTAATCGCTTTCTGGATCAGGTCTTGCACCGTACCAGGATTACCATGAAACGCAATGCGGCTTTGAGATTGGGCCAGATCCCAAACAATCTCACCATGGACACACATAACCTGATTAAATATCTGGATCGCATAGTAAACCTGCCCGCTAGAGACATTGAGCTGGACATCCTTTGGACTTCCACTCTGGATTATCAGGTTACCATAGCCCCAGTCTTTAGTGTGGACAACATTTATCTGGCATCCGAAAATAGTCTGATTGCCTTCAATAAAAAAAGCCGCAAACTCGTTTGGAAAAAGTATTTTGATCATAGGATCAGTTCTGCGTTTTTTACTGAACATACCCTTCTGATATGTCTTGAGGGAGATAAAGCCTTTGGCTTCAAGGAAGATGGCAGTCAAAGCTGGCAACAGGATTTAAACAGCCCCGTCACGGATTTTGGTATATTGGAACCAAGCAGCATCAGCCCCGAGGATGATCCCCGCCTGAATCGTTCCATCACTATTGTGCCTTCGTCCCGCCACATCACAGTCGTGGACGCTCAAAGAGGTGAGAACCTTTCCACTATCTCCTTCAAAGAAGATATCCTCAGTCTTTCTGCTTACGACAATTTTGCCGGTTGTTTCTATGCAATAGTAAATGATGGGCTCATCTGCATTAAGCTCAAGATAGCCAATTAGAGGTAAATCAAGATGCATTCTTTTCCCCACCATACAACCGCCAGATTTGCGTTGATTATACTTATTATGGCTATCTCCAGCTATATCCTGGCTGTGGTGGAGAGTCCCATCAAGACAAGCTTTGCCCGTCTGCAGTATGATGGGGGGGGAGATTGGTACAACGATCCTGAAGTGCTGCCAAATCTCACCAGATTTGTAAATAAGCATCTTCACTCCAACATACCCATCGACCAAAACATTGTGAAAGCCGACGATACCAAGCTCTTTGACTATCCTTTTGTGTACCTCACCGGTCACGGAAACATCCGTTTCAGCGATATAGAGATAGCAAACCTGAGAAGCTGGATGCTGCGCGGAGGTTTTCTATATGCTGATGATGATTATGGTATGGACAGCGCATTCCGCCGGGAGATTAAACGCGTCTTTCCCGAACGTGAGCTTATTGAACTGGATGCGAGCCATCCCCTTTTCAATTCCTATTTCGATTTTTCTGGTGGATTACCGAAGATTCACGAACACGATGATAATCCACCGCAAGCTTTTGCCATGTTCGACGATTACGGACGCATGATGATGCTTTACACTTATGAAACCAATATCAGCGATGGCTGGGCGGATCCCGATACTCATGGCGATCCCGATGATTTACGGGAAATAGCACTCAGCTTTGGCTTGAACATAATCCACTACATCATGGTAAAGTGACATGAATATCTGCGTGATCTCAGATCTCCATTTCAAATTCACACCTCCCACTGTTGATGATGTGGAAAACAGCCGTATAGTGCTGGATTTTCTGGATCAAGCCCAGGGTAAATACGATTTATTGGTATTAAACGGAGATGTCTTTGACCTTTGGTACGATTGGAAGTACTGCATCATCAAACAGTATTTTCCGATATTGGTAAAGCTTTACGAACTCTCCTGCTCCGGTTGCCGCATAGTTCAGATTAGCGGAAATCACGATTTTTGGTTTGCCGATTTTCTGCCTGAGTATCTGAATGTGGAATTGGTGGATGAATCATTTTCTTTGGAAAGTGACGGTAAAAAGATCCACATCTGTCATGGTGATACTCATACTGTGAATGATATGCGTTACAAGCTCTTCCGCCGCGTGATCAGATTACCTTTGATGAAGCGGATGTTTGGCTGGCTGCACCCTGATCTTGCCTTGGGATTGGGCAGTAGATTGTCCCGCAGCAGCAGAGCGCGCAAGGATCCCGTCTCCTTGCGGAAACTGAAAAACTTCGGTTTGGAAAGCTACGCAAAAGAGCTGATCCTGCTTAAAAAGGCGGACTATGTGGTGATGGGGCACAGCCACGACCCTCTCTTTAAGGAGATCGATGGCGGATACTACGTAAACAGCGGAGACTGGATCAAACACCACAGTTTTGTGGAGATCATCTCCGGCAAGATAGAACTAAAGCAGTTTAATATGATAAAAGGAGACTAAGCATGACATTTAAGCGAAACTACCTCGCGCTGATCCTGATTCCTGTGATTCTGGTGTTGGGACTCACTATGCTTTATACTCAAAACAGAGATCAAGCAAATGATACCACAAAGGAGACACCTGTGATTGAAACCCCGAAAAACACTCTAAAAGTAAACCTGCAAACATCTTATGGAATGATCGAACTTGAACTGTGGCCGGATATAGCTCCCAAAACGGTTGAAAACTTCGTGAAGCTGGGACGGGAAGGATTCTATACCGGCACATACTTCCACCGCGTGATTCCGGATTTCATGATTCAAGGCGGAGATCCCAATACCAAGGACGATAACCGGATGAACGATGGTCAGGGCGGTCCCGGATACATGTTTGAAGACGAATGTTATGGCGAAGGCGTGGAACTTACCGGCGCCATCACCACTACAGATCAAGCCGAAACGATCTGGACTCAGATT contains the following coding sequences:
- a CDS encoding radical SAM protein produces the protein MIFIMIRIIGYWLMKHLGFPRILPMNYTVSLLYSCNSRCSTCRIWKKKADNLSPEEYAKIFRSVGRSPYWITFSGGEPFLRRDIVEVVTTIYKVSRPRIINIPTNGLLVSTIVEKVEAIARACPKAQIIINVSIDGIEAQHDDIRNVPGNYKKAISTFSKLKGLNLPNLQVGIHTVISRYNVENFYSIANELMRLQPDSYITEIAEERVELDTIGLDITPGKVAYKSAIDYLIHRIKNEKYRGMSKITMAFRIEYYNFVKAIMRDEKQIIPCYSGIASCQISPDGDVWSCCVKAKSLGNLREAKYKFPKVWYGQKARKDRLSIHRKECWCPLANASYTNMLMDIPTLLRVSYRSFIHWWS
- a CDS encoding DUF4159 domain-containing protein; protein product: MHSFPHHTTARFALIILIMAISSYILAVVESPIKTSFARLQYDGGGDWYNDPEVLPNLTRFVNKHLHSNIPIDQNIVKADDTKLFDYPFVYLTGHGNIRFSDIEIANLRSWMLRGGFLYADDDYGMDSAFRREIKRVFPERELIELDASHPLFNSYFDFSGGLPKIHEHDDNPPQAFAMFDDYGRMMMLYTYETNISDGWADPDTHGDPDDLREIALSFGLNIIHYIMVK
- a CDS encoding UDP-2,3-diacylglucosamine diphosphatase, which translates into the protein MNICVISDLHFKFTPPTVDDVENSRIVLDFLDQAQGKYDLLVLNGDVFDLWYDWKYCIIKQYFPILVKLYELSCSGCRIVQISGNHDFWFADFLPEYLNVELVDESFSLESDGKKIHICHGDTHTVNDMRYKLFRRVIRLPLMKRMFGWLHPDLALGLGSRLSRSSRARKDPVSLRKLKNFGLESYAKELILLKKADYVVMGHSHDPLFKEIDGGYYVNSGDWIKHHSFVEIISGKIELKQFNMIKGD
- a CDS encoding peptidylprolyl isomerase, with protein sequence MTFKRNYLALILIPVILVLGLTMLYTQNRDQANDTTKETPVIETPKNTLKVNLQTSYGMIELELWPDIAPKTVENFVKLGREGFYTGTYFHRVIPDFMIQGGDPNTKDDNRMNDGQGGPGYMFEDECYGEGVELTGAITTTDQAETIWTQIIVPHMQKNRTPNPELAEIVKACQKAQALDPIMAHPVEYYKELGRVEEKIYSKVLKASADYGTIAMANSGPNTNGSQFFIVTKKDGTPRLNGKHTVFGKVIGGMNIVHTIENLKRDSRDNPLEENQAFINGVVFPK